One Malus sylvestris chromosome 14, drMalSylv7.2, whole genome shotgun sequence DNA segment encodes these proteins:
- the LOC126600076 gene encoding blue copper protein 1a-like codes for MASNKFVTLVTLVVVLLPTIAMATDYVVGGDSGWNTGVDYSAWAKDKMFHVGDALVFKYTNPPHNVFKVNGTGFNACVKPTGNDQPPLTSGNDRIELKTPGNKWYICAAADHCKSGQKLVITVMDTAPASPPSSAVRGIIISGYQVFAAAVVGLFLAIAA; via the exons ATGGCTTCCAACAAATTTGTCACCCTAGTTACCCTTGTTGTAGTCCTTCTTCCTACAATCGCCATGGCAACGGACTATGTCGTCGGAGGTGATAGCGGCTGGAACACTGGTGTTGATTATTCAGCGTGGGCCAAGGACAAAATGTTTCATGTTGGTGATGCACTAg TGTTCAAGTACACGAACCCACCCCACAATGTGTTCAAGGTGAACGGAACTGGGTTCAATGCATGTGTTAAACCAACAGGAAATGATCAACCACCACTTACATCTGGAAACGACAGAATAGAGCTAAAGACTCCCGGAAACAAATGGTACATTTGTGCAGCTGCCGATCACTGTAAATCGGGACAGAAGCTTGTTATTACTGTTATGGACACCGCACCTGCATCTCCTCCATCCTCCGCCGTTCGCGGGATCATCATTTCTGGATACCAAGTCTTCGCCGCCGCCGTCGTCGGACTCTTCCTTGCTATTGCAGCCTGA